A DNA window from Paraburkholderia sp. PGU19 contains the following coding sequences:
- a CDS encoding DUF2384 domain-containing protein, whose amino-acid sequence MALLRDPDSSAPIVSAWRFGEALHIDLQTLAQQAHVHRNTLSRQPASPSVQRFLREALRVIRAATDISGYVNQALFWYRNEPLPVFDYKTAEQLVSDSRTDDLLRYISSLEAGAAG is encoded by the coding sequence ATGGCATTGCTTCGGGACCCGGACAGTTCAGCACCGATTGTCTCCGCCTGGCGCTTTGGCGAGGCGCTGCACATTGACCTGCAAACCCTCGCCCAGCAGGCGCATGTTCATCGCAACACGCTCAGTCGGCAACCGGCCTCGCCAAGCGTCCAACGTTTCCTGCGGGAAGCGCTGAGGGTGATACGCGCCGCAACCGACATCTCCGGCTACGTCAATCAGGCACTGTTCTGGTACAGGAATGAGCCACTGCCGGTCTTTGACTACAAGACAGCTGAACAGCTGGTGTCGGATAGTCGGACTGACGACCTGCTTCGCTATATTTCGTCTCTCGAGGCGGGCGCCGCCGGATGA
- a CDS encoding D-amino acid dehydrogenase, translating into MRVVVLGSGVVGVTSAFYLARAGHEVTVIDREQGPALETSFANAGQISPGYAAPWAAPGVPLKAVKWMFQKHAPLAIRPDDADKQFQLQWMWQMLQNCTAERYAINKNRMVRLAEYSRDCLKALRAETGIQYEGRAGGTLQVFRTQQQFDGAAKDIAVLEEAKVAYELLTAAELARIEPALAATSHKLTGGLRLPGDETGDCQLFTTRLASMAEKAGVTLRYNTQVDGLVVEGGRVVGVRHGAKLIHADAFVVAFGSYSTNFLSGLVKIPVYPLKGYSITAPIADESHAPVSTVLDETYKIAITRFEKRIRVGGMAEIVGFDKRLREARRETLEMCVNDLFPGGGDTSRATFWTGLRPMTPDGTPIVGRTSVPNLYLNTGHGTLGWTMSCGSAQLLADLISGKQPAIRYDDLNVFRYEKEPQVPADFELG; encoded by the coding sequence ATGCGAGTCGTCGTGCTGGGCAGCGGAGTCGTGGGTGTAACGAGCGCGTTCTATCTCGCGCGGGCAGGCCACGAAGTCACGGTCATCGACCGGGAGCAGGGTCCCGCTCTTGAAACGAGCTTTGCCAACGCAGGCCAGATTTCCCCTGGCTACGCGGCGCCTTGGGCTGCCCCCGGTGTACCGCTCAAGGCTGTGAAGTGGATGTTCCAGAAACACGCCCCGCTTGCAATCAGACCGGACGACGCGGACAAGCAGTTCCAACTGCAATGGATGTGGCAGATGCTGCAGAACTGCACCGCCGAACGCTACGCGATTAACAAGAACCGCATGGTGAGACTTGCGGAATATAGTCGCGACTGTCTGAAGGCTTTGCGAGCCGAGACCGGCATTCAGTACGAGGGACGTGCTGGGGGCACTCTTCAAGTTTTCAGGACGCAGCAGCAGTTCGATGGCGCGGCGAAGGATATCGCCGTACTTGAAGAGGCCAAAGTCGCGTACGAGTTGCTGACGGCAGCCGAACTTGCCCGGATTGAGCCCGCTCTCGCTGCGACTTCACATAAGTTGACGGGTGGATTGCGCTTGCCAGGCGACGAAACCGGTGACTGCCAGTTGTTCACCACCCGGCTTGCCTCAATGGCTGAGAAAGCGGGCGTCACCCTCCGCTACAACACCCAGGTTGATGGTCTGGTCGTCGAGGGTGGACGGGTCGTCGGCGTTCGGCATGGTGCGAAACTCATCCATGCAGATGCGTTCGTCGTCGCGTTTGGTTCGTATTCAACGAACTTCCTGTCTGGACTGGTCAAGATTCCCGTCTATCCACTCAAAGGATATTCCATCACCGCACCAATCGCCGACGAGTCACATGCGCCAGTCTCAACGGTTCTCGACGAGACGTACAAGATTGCCATCACGCGGTTCGAAAAGCGCATTCGTGTCGGCGGGATGGCCGAAATCGTCGGGTTTGACAAGCGACTGCGCGAAGCGCGTCGCGAGACTCTGGAAATGTGCGTGAATGACCTCTTCCCAGGTGGCGGCGATACATCGCGCGCCACGTTCTGGACCGGACTTCGCCCGATGACACCGGACGGCACGCCTATCGTAGGTCGTACGTCCGTGCCCAACCTCTACCTCAACACTGGTCATGGCACGCTTGGCTGGACCATGTCGTGTGGCTCAGCTCAGCTTCTCGCCGACTTGATATCTGGAAAACAGCCGGCCATTCGATACGACGACCTCAACGTCTTTCGTTACGAAAAAGAACCGCAGGTGCCGGCCGATTTCGAACTCGGCTAG
- a CDS encoding nucleotidyl transferase AbiEii/AbiGii toxin family protein, with protein MTSSSPVKLLEGRPFPEIAANVLRDVADAASAAGAAWFVGGATARDILTTHRFGIDQTRATRDVDIGVSIASWHDHQQLRNALVATGRFVQNEKQAQRLDYRSPETGQPTWLDIVPFGGLELKGENVIAWPPDGAFCLNVEGFDEALRAALPVELGRDLVVLVASLPALAMLKIIAWRDRHTDNNRDAVDLRFLLATYSLAGNMDRIYGGDADDLLDTWGDDPDKAGAALLAHDMMSLLTPFTREHIIDALDPLTPYPLILTQMMGGAHRLLSVGDDKPELTEGLFDAFRSTVLKA; from the coding sequence GTGACCAGTTCATCACCCGTCAAACTGCTTGAGGGCCGACCTTTTCCGGAAATCGCTGCAAACGTCCTTCGCGATGTGGCCGACGCCGCGTCGGCAGCCGGCGCTGCGTGGTTCGTTGGGGGCGCCACCGCACGCGACATCCTGACGACCCACCGTTTTGGGATTGACCAGACCCGTGCGACCAGGGACGTCGACATCGGCGTGTCGATCGCGAGCTGGCACGATCACCAGCAACTGCGTAACGCACTGGTCGCGACCGGCCGGTTCGTACAAAACGAAAAGCAGGCGCAGCGGCTCGACTATCGCTCTCCTGAGACCGGGCAACCGACGTGGCTGGATATCGTGCCTTTTGGGGGGCTCGAACTGAAGGGTGAGAATGTGATCGCCTGGCCTCCCGATGGGGCCTTTTGCCTGAATGTCGAAGGGTTCGACGAGGCCCTGAGGGCGGCTCTCCCCGTCGAACTGGGACGCGATCTTGTGGTGCTCGTCGCGTCGCTACCGGCACTCGCGATGCTCAAGATCATCGCGTGGCGGGATCGCCATACGGACAATAACCGGGATGCGGTGGATCTACGGTTTCTGCTCGCAACGTACAGCCTTGCGGGCAACATGGATCGCATTTACGGCGGCGACGCCGACGATCTGCTGGATACATGGGGCGATGACCCCGACAAGGCGGGTGCCGCACTGCTTGCTCACGACATGATGAGTTTGCTCACCCCATTCACTCGCGAGCACATCATTGACGCGCTCGATCCACTGACGCCTTACCCTCTGATACTTACTCAGATGATGGGCGGTGCCCACCGCCTGCTCAGCGTTGGCGATGACAAGCCCGAACTGACCGAGGGACTGTTCGATGCTTTTCGATCCACAGTATTGAAAGCATAG
- a CDS encoding type IV secretory system conjugative DNA transfer family protein: MLLAAGTRSGKGVAMAIPNLLTYPVSVVLEG, translated from the coding sequence CTGCTGCTCGCGGCCGGTACCCGTTCGGGCAAAGGCGTCGCGATGGCAATCCCGAATCTTCTCACCTATCCGGTTTCGGTCGTTCTCGAGGGGTAG
- a CDS encoding type IV toxin-antitoxin system AbiEi family antitoxin — MPSHTPSPLVKAATQAFSDETGVATTVRRSPPNSPYDAIVEFDLEAKVVRPAIVVPSIDRQERLAAVSATAKRQHRDRILLVTSYLTPSLVEACRALELDAIDLSGNAFLRERKTLVFVAGRPRAAEAGSNRLSVWTKRSMQVILALLVRPEILNARRRDLAVIANVSTGTAQTTIQTLHKRRDLVERSDGKLAFTNYDRLLDEWVTLYPSILRPSLSLERYSATEQDWWADLTPNSEQDWLFGGEAGAALLTHYLKPAIVTVYCEKGIPKELIRSGRLRPDPAGNVEFLVAPVELRPTPGLIGNVVSPVLVYADLIASGDSRNMETARMIRDQFITRQTA, encoded by the coding sequence TTGCCCTCGCACACCCCCTCTCCTCTTGTGAAGGCCGCCACACAGGCGTTCAGCGATGAGACAGGCGTCGCCACCACCGTCCGGCGATCTCCTCCGAATTCGCCTTATGACGCGATAGTCGAGTTCGATCTTGAAGCGAAGGTCGTCCGTCCGGCGATCGTTGTGCCTTCGATCGACCGACAGGAGCGCCTCGCGGCGGTCTCGGCTACCGCGAAACGGCAGCATCGGGATCGCATCCTTCTGGTGACGTCGTATCTGACACCGTCCCTCGTCGAGGCCTGTCGTGCGCTCGAACTCGACGCCATCGACCTCTCGGGCAACGCATTTCTTCGCGAGCGGAAAACCCTTGTTTTCGTGGCTGGTCGGCCCCGTGCCGCCGAAGCGGGCTCGAATCGGCTCAGCGTCTGGACCAAGCGGTCGATGCAGGTCATCCTCGCGTTGCTGGTCCGACCCGAGATCCTCAACGCCCGCCGGCGCGATCTCGCTGTCATTGCGAACGTCAGCACGGGGACGGCGCAGACCACCATCCAGACGCTCCACAAGCGCCGCGACCTCGTCGAGCGTTCGGATGGCAAGCTCGCCTTCACCAACTATGACAGGCTGCTGGACGAATGGGTGACCCTATACCCCTCGATCCTCAGACCATCTCTGAGCCTGGAACGCTACAGTGCGACTGAGCAGGACTGGTGGGCGGACCTGACGCCGAATTCCGAACAGGACTGGTTGTTTGGGGGCGAGGCTGGCGCTGCGCTGCTGACTCATTATCTGAAGCCAGCGATCGTGACGGTCTATTGTGAAAAGGGAATTCCGAAGGAACTGATCCGGAGCGGTCGTTTGCGGCCAGACCCGGCCGGCAACGTGGAGTTTCTGGTGGCTCCCGTTGAATTGCGACCCACACCCGGCCTCATCGGCAACGTCGTAAGTCCGGTGCTTGTCTATGCCGACCTTATCGCAAGCGGGGACTCCCGCAACATGGAAACAGCGAGGATGATCCGTGACCAGTTCATCACCCGTCAAACTGCTTGA
- a CDS encoding glutaminase: MDYSRILEQIHADLQPWLDKGRVADYIPELAKVPVNSFGMAVVTTAGEVFRVGQADTRFSIQSISKLFACTMAFRLLGDALWQRVGREPSGTAFNSLVQLEAEHGKPRNPFINAGALVVTDVLCRRFVKAETALVEFMRRVTGESTIDYDLRVAQSELLHAHRNRAMAHFMASFGNIEMPAEAVVDAYCRQCAISMSCVELAKAALFLSNGGVVPSTGERILDASSAKRLSALMLTCGTYDAAGDFVYRVGLPAKSGVGGGIVALLPGEMAVCVWSPGLDSNGNSLAGVLALEWLTTYTGRSIF; the protein is encoded by the coding sequence ATGGACTATTCACGCATCCTCGAACAGATTCACGCGGATCTGCAGCCCTGGCTCGACAAGGGCCGCGTCGCGGACTACATCCCCGAGCTCGCCAAAGTGCCTGTGAACAGCTTCGGCATGGCCGTCGTCACGACGGCGGGCGAAGTGTTTCGCGTCGGTCAAGCCGACACGCGCTTTTCGATTCAGAGCATTTCGAAGCTGTTCGCGTGCACGATGGCGTTCAGGCTGCTGGGCGACGCGTTGTGGCAGCGCGTCGGCCGCGAGCCGTCGGGCACGGCTTTCAATTCGCTCGTGCAACTCGAGGCCGAGCATGGCAAGCCACGTAATCCGTTCATCAATGCAGGTGCGCTGGTTGTCACCGATGTGTTGTGCCGCCGCTTCGTCAAGGCCGAAACTGCGCTGGTCGAATTCATGCGGCGCGTCACAGGTGAATCGACTATCGACTACGACCTGCGCGTCGCGCAGTCCGAATTGCTGCACGCGCATCGCAACCGCGCGATGGCGCATTTCATGGCGAGCTTCGGCAACATCGAGATGCCCGCCGAGGCGGTCGTCGATGCGTATTGCCGTCAATGCGCGATTTCGATGAGTTGCGTCGAACTGGCGAAGGCGGCGCTTTTCTTGAGCAACGGCGGCGTCGTACCTTCGACGGGCGAACGCATTCTCGATGCGAGTTCGGCAAAGCGTCTGTCGGCGCTGATGCTGACCTGCGGCACTTACGATGCGGCTGGCGATTTCGTCTATCGTGTCGGCTTGCCGGCCAAGAGCGGCGTGGGCGGCGGGATCGTCGCGCTGTTGCCGGGCGAAATGGCCGTGTGCGTGTGGTCGCCGGGTCTGGATAGCAACGGCAATTCGTTGGCGGGTGTATTGGCGTTGGAGTGGTTGACCACGTATACAGGGCGGTCGATTTTCTGA